From the genome of Spirosomataceae bacterium TFI 002, one region includes:
- a CDS encoding Sugar phosphate isomerase/epimerase, producing the protein MPKLAVFPKAYMQELCKDGTMKVSEWIELAAKLEIDGIEWYAGFLEMADTNNWPKFRQQVESHGKVIPMLCCSPDFTHPDKAFRDKEIAKQKSWIEMTHVLGGQYCRVLSGQRRPELSMEEGISFAAECIDACLPLAEKYGITLILENHYKDDFWEYPEFAQKMDVFCALVDRIKHPNFGVNYDPSNTFLAGEEPLDLLYRVSDRVVTMHASDRYLIEGTIEDLRKEEGGALGYAKRLRHGEIGKGLNDYDAIFTELKRVGFDGWISIEDGVDGMDQLARSVSFLRKKIKSYWPDFE; encoded by the coding sequence ATGCCAAAATTAGCTGTATTTCCTAAAGCCTATATGCAAGAACTCTGTAAAGATGGTACCATGAAAGTATCGGAATGGATAGAGTTAGCCGCCAAACTAGAAATAGATGGCATTGAATGGTACGCAGGCTTTCTAGAAATGGCGGATACCAACAATTGGCCAAAGTTCAGACAGCAAGTAGAAAGCCATGGAAAAGTAATTCCTATGCTTTGTTGTTCACCAGACTTCACTCATCCAGATAAAGCATTTCGGGACAAGGAAATAGCCAAACAAAAAAGCTGGATAGAAATGACACATGTATTGGGTGGGCAATATTGCCGAGTTCTATCTGGTCAGCGTAGACCTGAACTTTCCATGGAAGAAGGTATCAGCTTCGCCGCAGAATGCATAGATGCATGCTTACCATTGGCAGAGAAATATGGCATTACATTGATTTTGGAAAACCACTACAAAGATGACTTTTGGGAGTATCCAGAATTTGCTCAAAAAATGGATGTTTTCTGTGCATTGGTTGACCGTATAAAGCATCCCAACTTTGGAGTCAATTATGACCCAAGCAATACGTTTTTGGCTGGAGAAGAACCTTTAGATTTATTATATCGGGTGTCTGACCGTGTGGTAACAATGCATGCTAGTGACCGATATTTAATAGAAGGAACCATAGAAGATCTACGCAAAGAAGAAGGCGGAGCCTTAGGCTATGCAAAAAGGTTAAGACATGGAGAAATAGGAAAAGGGCTTAATGATTATGACGCCATTTTTACAGAACTAAAAAGAGTAGGTTTTGATGGTTGGATAAGCATCGAAGATGGAGTAGATGGAATGGATCAATTAGCCAGAAGTGTGAGTTTCTTGCGGAAGAAAATAAAATCCTATTGGCCTGATTTTGAGTAG
- a CDS encoding L-rhamnose mutarotase, with protein MKKYCLTCDLVDDPQLIEKYKWHHKPENQRPHINQSIRDKGVTSMEIYLFGNRMFMIMEVNADFSFEKAAQMDQENPDVVEWENLMWGFQKEVPGAKPGEKWVLMDQIFKI; from the coding sequence ATGAAAAAATACTGCCTCACTTGCGACCTTGTTGATGATCCACAACTTATAGAAAAGTATAAATGGCATCATAAACCAGAGAACCAACGGCCACATATCAACCAAAGCATTCGAGATAAAGGAGTTACCTCAATGGAAATCTACCTCTTTGGAAATAGAATGTTCATGATCATGGAAGTAAATGCTGACTTCTCTTTTGAAAAAGCAGCACAAATGGACCAGGAAAATCCTGACGTCGTAGAATGGGAAAATCTAATGTGGGGATTTCAAAAAGAAGTCCCAGGTGCTAAGCCGGGAGAGAAATGGGTTCTAATGGACCAAATCTTTAAGATTTAG
- a CDS encoding 2-desacetyl-2-hydroxyethyl bacteriochlorophyllide A dehydrogenase, with amino-acid sequence MKSIILNEPGTLSHSHKEDIITIGSDEVLVKIKRIGICGTDYHAFRGRQPFFTYPRILGHELGAEVVEIGSYQNTRTLKIGDKVSIEPYINCRVCQACKRGLSNCCENLQVLGVHIDGGMTEYMKLPQDKVHPSSKLDFDQLALVETLGIGLHAVNRATITQNDIVLIIGAGPIGLSTAQFAKLSGAKVLIADLNAKRLQFSLKNNLADEVIELNDRLTSQMLKERLSGNLPTVIFDATGNKKSMETSFSLAAQGAKIIFIGLFQGEVTFEDPSFHKKEITLMSSRNSLPRDFKQIINLMETGKINTAPWLTHKTAFETLPEVFPLWLNPEEDVIKAIVYLD; translated from the coding sequence ATGAAATCAATAATTCTCAATGAACCCGGCACACTTTCGCATTCCCACAAAGAAGATATTATAACAATCGGAAGTGACGAGGTTCTTGTTAAAATCAAGCGAATCGGAATTTGTGGTACAGACTACCATGCTTTTAGAGGTAGACAACCCTTTTTCACGTACCCAAGAATATTAGGTCATGAGCTTGGTGCCGAGGTTGTTGAAATAGGCTCTTACCAAAATACCAGAACCCTGAAGATTGGCGATAAGGTTTCTATAGAACCCTACATTAATTGTAGAGTTTGTCAAGCTTGCAAAAGAGGGTTGAGTAACTGCTGCGAAAACTTACAAGTGCTTGGCGTTCACATTGATGGGGGAATGACCGAGTACATGAAACTACCTCAAGACAAAGTGCACCCTTCTTCGAAACTTGATTTCGACCAGCTGGCTTTAGTTGAAACTTTGGGAATTGGACTACATGCAGTTAACAGAGCAACAATAACACAGAACGATATTGTTTTAATAATTGGAGCAGGCCCTATTGGTCTTTCAACCGCACAGTTCGCAAAACTCTCTGGAGCAAAAGTTCTTATTGCTGACCTTAATGCAAAAAGACTTCAATTCAGCTTAAAGAACAATCTTGCTGACGAGGTTATTGAGCTTAATGACAGGCTTACTTCCCAAATGCTCAAAGAAAGACTTTCTGGAAATTTACCAACCGTAATTTTTGACGCTACAGGAAACAAAAAATCCATGGAAACTAGCTTCAGCTTGGCAGCACAAGGAGCTAAAATTATATTCATTGGTTTATTCCAAGGCGAAGTAACTTTTGAAGACCCTAGTTTTCATAAAAAGGAAATCACACTAATGTCGAGTAGAAATTCTTTGCCACGTGATTTCAAGCAAATCATTAACCTCATGGAAACAGGAAAGATAAATACAGCTCCATGGCTAACTCACAAAACAGCCTTTGAAACCCTTCCTGAAGTATTTCCCTTATGGCTCAATCCCGAAGAGGATGTAATCAAGGCCATTGTATATTTGGATTGA
- a CDS encoding 3-hexulose-6-phosphate synthase / 6-phospho-3-hexuloisomerase, which yields MKPIVQISLDLTNIDEALETAAMAMRAGVDWLEAGTPLILAEGLHGVRKLREAFPNTPIVADLKTMDGGYLEAEMMAKAGATHVVVMARAHEETIKVMVQAGKDYGVKVMGDNLGCPDMVAGAKWLEDLGCDFVIHHIGYDERRGIAANGHRMPSPLDQLKEVVNAVSVPVQAVGGLSLEQAILCPQYGAPLVVLGAPLTIDADSFKTADGDLESSLRLICQKIHAYGNV from the coding sequence ATGAAACCAATTGTACAAATTTCTTTAGATCTTACCAATATTGACGAAGCTTTGGAAACAGCAGCCATGGCCATGAGAGCCGGAGTAGATTGGTTAGAAGCTGGTACGCCACTTATCTTAGCTGAAGGCTTACATGGAGTCCGAAAACTTCGCGAAGCTTTCCCAAACACACCTATTGTAGCCGACTTAAAAACCATGGATGGCGGTTATCTGGAAGCTGAAATGATGGCGAAGGCAGGTGCTACACATGTTGTAGTGATGGCAAGAGCTCATGAAGAAACCATAAAAGTAATGGTTCAAGCAGGAAAAGACTACGGAGTTAAGGTCATGGGCGATAACCTAGGCTGCCCCGATATGGTGGCAGGTGCCAAATGGTTGGAAGATTTGGGTTGTGATTTTGTAATTCACCACATTGGTTATGACGAACGCAGAGGAATTGCCGCCAATGGTCACAGAATGCCAAGTCCGCTCGACCAATTAAAAGAAGTTGTGAATGCGGTCAGTGTGCCAGTACAAGCTGTTGGTGGCCTATCATTAGAGCAGGCAATACTTTGCCCTCAGTACGGTGCTCCGCTCGTTGTGCTTGGTGCACCATTAACCATCGATGCAGATTCTTTCAAAACAGCAGATGGTGATTTAGAAAGCTCATTAAGACTTATCTGCCAAAAAATCCATGCTTACGGTAACGTTTAA
- a CDS encoding Arylsulfatase A — translation MISNLKLFVLIGLFFQTIISVGQNRPNIIYIMTDDHTSQAIGAYGGRLAELNPTPNLDLFAKESVLFENAFCTNSICTPSRANILTGQYSQTNGVLDLDGHLPGEKQYLPQELKKLGYQTAVIGKWHLKDEPSAFDYYKVLNSQGDYFDPKLKEKGKGEWGNNYVNYKGYVSDVITDITLEWLDKTDKSKPFFLMHHHKAPHDDFEYPERYESYLADTFIPEPSSLYAQPFFGSEGTLGRDGTLKRRIGTSVSMRHPYRNYTKQYGLDTIRNQSEATSAAYQMYLKKYLRCVKGVDDNLGRLFKYLKDNNLWDNTIIIYTSDQGMMLGEHDYMDKRWMYDESMRMPFIMKNTKNTNAGKRTKAIVNNVDYAPTMIDLAGGNTPSYMQGESFKKVAQNPTLAFHKATYYRYWMHLTHHDIPSSFGVRTNKYKLIFYYGAHYDESKYGQSTFTWIKDPNDSYPFGPTPAAWEFYDLSLDPNEVVNRYKNPAYQSIIADLKKEIIDQRKKYKEEDQAYPHIEKIIATHWND, via the coding sequence ATGATCTCTAACCTGAAGCTTTTCGTTTTAATTGGGCTATTTTTCCAGACCATCATCAGTGTTGGTCAAAATCGACCAAACATCATCTATATAATGACGGACGACCACACCTCTCAAGCCATTGGAGCATACGGTGGTAGATTAGCAGAACTTAATCCAACACCAAATTTGGACTTGTTTGCTAAAGAAAGCGTTCTCTTTGAAAATGCATTTTGTACCAATTCGATTTGTACTCCAAGTAGGGCGAACATTCTGACAGGTCAATATAGTCAAACCAACGGGGTCTTAGATTTGGACGGACACCTTCCTGGAGAAAAGCAATACTTACCTCAAGAATTGAAAAAACTGGGCTATCAAACTGCTGTTATAGGCAAATGGCACCTAAAAGATGAACCTTCGGCATTTGATTATTACAAGGTATTGAATAGCCAAGGTGATTATTTTGATCCAAAATTAAAAGAAAAAGGCAAAGGAGAATGGGGAAATAACTACGTAAATTACAAAGGGTATGTATCAGACGTAATTACTGATATCACCCTAGAATGGCTTGATAAGACAGATAAATCAAAACCATTTTTCTTGATGCATCATCACAAGGCTCCACATGACGACTTTGAATATCCAGAGAGATACGAATCTTATTTGGCTGATACATTTATTCCAGAGCCATCTAGTCTTTACGCTCAACCATTTTTTGGTTCAGAAGGAACGCTGGGAAGAGATGGAACACTTAAGCGAAGAATTGGAACTTCAGTATCTATGCGACACCCATATCGAAATTACACTAAACAATACGGCTTGGATACGATCAGAAACCAGTCAGAAGCAACATCTGCAGCATATCAAATGTATCTAAAGAAATACCTCCGCTGCGTTAAAGGTGTTGATGACAACTTAGGTAGGTTGTTCAAATACTTAAAAGATAATAACTTGTGGGACAATACGATTATCATTTACACCTCGGATCAAGGAATGATGCTAGGTGAGCATGACTACATGGATAAGAGATGGATGTATGACGAATCTATGCGTATGCCTTTTATAATGAAGAATACTAAAAACACAAATGCAGGAAAAAGAACAAAAGCAATTGTCAACAATGTAGACTATGCCCCTACTATGATTGATTTAGCAGGTGGTAATACGCCATCATATATGCAAGGAGAAAGCTTTAAGAAGGTTGCTCAAAACCCTACTTTAGCTTTTCATAAAGCTACATATTACAGGTATTGGATGCACCTAACTCATCATGATATTCCCTCAAGTTTTGGAGTTAGAACAAATAAGTACAAACTCATTTTTTATTATGGGGCACATTACGATGAATCTAAATATGGACAAAGTACTTTTACATGGATTAAAGACCCAAATGATTCATATCCTTTTGGTCCAACACCAGCTGCTTGGGAGTTTTATGATTTGAGTTTAGATCCAAATGAAGTTGTAAATCGATACAAAAATCCGGCTTACCAATCGATCATTGCAGATCTAAAAAAGGAAATTATTGACCAAAGAAAGAAATACAAAGAAGAAGACCAAGCATACCCTCATATTGAAAAAATAATTGCTACTCACTGGAACGATTAA
- a CDS encoding LSU ribosomal protein L9P, translating to MEIILTTDIAGLGYKNDTIDVKPGYGRNYLIPQGFAKLATPSNKKILAENLKQAAHKAEKIKSEAEAIAAQIGDNSITITMKAGESGRIFGRVTSLQIADALAAKGIIVDRKQIALEDIKYVGDFKATIDLHKEVKHEISISVVEEAKAE from the coding sequence ATGGAAATAATATTAACAACCGACATTGCTGGTCTTGGATACAAGAACGACACAATTGACGTAAAGCCAGGTTACGGTAGAAACTACCTAATACCACAAGGTTTTGCTAAATTGGCTACACCAAGCAATAAAAAGATTTTAGCTGAGAACTTGAAACAAGCTGCTCACAAAGCAGAAAAAATCAAGTCAGAAGCTGAGGCGATTGCAGCTCAAATTGGTGATAATTCTATCACTATTACAATGAAGGCTGGAGAGTCTGGACGTATATTTGGTAGAGTTACCAGTCTTCAAATTGCTGATGCACTTGCTGCAAAAGGAATTATTGTTGACAGAAAGCAAATTGCTTTGGAAGACATCAAATACGTAGGAGATTTTAAAGCTACTATCGATCTTCACAAAGAAGTGAAGCACGAGATCAGTATCTCTGTAGTAGAAGAGGCTAAAGCTGAGTAA
- a CDS encoding NAD(P)-dependent dehydrogenase, short-chain alcohol dehydrogenase family yields the protein MRLANKIILITGGYTGIGKAIAQKAVKEGAKVLVNGLDEHLGIDLVETLGAKNVTIFTIDITKEEAPKRLIESVIQKFGKLDCIVNNAAQIVSSTIQNTDSEFLIDILKTNTVAPLAIIREALPYLEKSKGCVLNIGSINAWGGEPDLLAYSISKGALMTLTRNLGDSLFRENGVRVNQINPGWVLTENEQNKKKKEGMKDDWYKDIPAIFAPAKRLFSPEEIAAAATFLLSDECGPVSAQVLDLEQFPLLGRNLPKSWEGSHN from the coding sequence ATGCGTTTAGCAAACAAAATAATTTTGATAACTGGCGGCTACACGGGTATAGGTAAGGCTATTGCCCAAAAAGCAGTAAAGGAAGGTGCAAAAGTTTTAGTGAATGGTTTAGACGAACATCTAGGCATTGACCTTGTGGAAACTTTAGGAGCAAAAAACGTTACCATATTTACAATAGATATCACAAAAGAAGAAGCTCCTAAACGACTAATAGAAAGCGTAATTCAAAAATTCGGAAAGTTGGATTGTATTGTTAACAATGCTGCCCAAATAGTATCCTCTACCATACAAAACACAGATTCTGAATTCCTAATTGATATTCTTAAAACCAATACTGTAGCTCCTCTGGCTATAATTCGAGAGGCTCTACCCTACCTAGAAAAGTCAAAAGGTTGTGTATTAAATATTGGCTCTATTAATGCCTGGGGGGGCGAACCTGATTTACTAGCCTATAGTATCTCAAAAGGTGCCTTAATGACCTTGACTAGAAATTTGGGTGACAGCCTTTTTAGAGAAAATGGTGTTCGTGTAAATCAAATTAATCCAGGTTGGGTATTAACAGAAAACGAACAAAATAAGAAAAAGAAGGAGGGCATGAAAGATGACTGGTATAAAGATATACCGGCAATTTTTGCCCCTGCAAAACGTCTTTTTTCGCCCGAAGAAATAGCAGCTGCCGCCACTTTTTTACTTTCCGACGAATGTGGACCAGTCAGTGCTCAAGTATTAGATTTAGAACAATTCCCTTTACTGGGTCGTAACCTCCCAAAAAGCTGGGAAGGCTCACATAATTAA
- a CDS encoding L-iditol 2-dehydrogenase yields MKSIAVVNYSSQKGSVEIREVSKPIIGEDDVLLEVANVGVCGSDLHQWTADHSWHVNYPVVLGHEFGGHIVEIGKNVKGWQEGARVVSETAAVINQNSPLSRQGLYNLDPDRKGFGYGVNGAMTKFVKVPARCLHVVPDNLPFEQACLTEPCSVAYNAVIMNSTIRPGDRVIVIGPGTIGILCAVMAHLSGADVALVGLPSDAKRLSIAQQYGFETIVGDALPWATAADGLGADVVIDASGASATLKLALDWIRPNGQITKVGWGPTPLNFSIDQLVQKNVRLQGSFSHNWPIWEKVLALLSSGKLDVRPIIGGIWTTSNWHEAFEQMHRGAVIKSVLKPE; encoded by the coding sequence ATGAAATCCATTGCTGTTGTTAATTATTCTTCCCAAAAAGGAAGTGTAGAAATTCGCGAAGTCTCCAAACCAATTATTGGCGAAGACGATGTGCTACTTGAGGTCGCAAACGTTGGTGTTTGTGGCAGTGATTTACACCAATGGACGGCAGACCATAGCTGGCACGTCAACTATCCCGTAGTGTTAGGACACGAATTCGGTGGACATATAGTTGAAATTGGCAAAAATGTAAAAGGTTGGCAAGAAGGTGCAAGAGTAGTGAGCGAAACAGCCGCCGTCATCAATCAAAATAGCCCTCTTTCTAGACAAGGACTTTACAATCTTGACCCAGACAGAAAGGGTTTTGGCTACGGAGTAAATGGGGCAATGACAAAATTTGTTAAAGTTCCAGCCAGATGCTTACATGTTGTGCCTGACAACTTACCATTTGAACAAGCCTGCTTAACAGAGCCTTGCTCGGTAGCCTATAATGCGGTTATTATGAATTCTACAATAAGACCTGGAGACCGTGTAATTGTTATAGGACCAGGAACAATAGGAATTCTTTGTGCGGTTATGGCTCATTTAAGTGGTGCAGACGTTGCTCTCGTTGGCTTACCTTCCGATGCCAAAAGATTATCAATAGCCCAACAATATGGTTTTGAAACTATCGTAGGTGATGCTCTTCCTTGGGCTACCGCAGCAGATGGTCTAGGGGCTGATGTAGTCATTGACGCCTCTGGAGCAAGTGCCACCCTAAAACTAGCACTTGATTGGATACGTCCTAATGGTCAAATCACCAAAGTAGGATGGGGACCAACGCCTTTAAATTTCTCTATTGACCAATTGGTTCAAAAAAATGTAAGACTACAAGGTAGCTTCAGTCACAACTGGCCTATCTGGGAGAAGGTTCTAGCATTATTATCGAGTGGAAAGCTAGATGTAAGACCTATTATTGGCGGGATTTGGACAACATCGAACTGGCATGAGGCTTTTGAGCAAATGCACCGTGGTGCCGTTATAAAAAGTGTTTTAAAACCAGAATAA
- a CDS encoding Arylsulfatase A, producing the protein MKKSLLLLLISSLLFSCSKKEKPNVLFLFIDDLAYDAVASYGNDVVKTPNIDRIASKGTRFSHAYNMGSWSGAVCTASRSMIISGLSVWRANQNRELWHNNDSTSIANTWGKLMEKQGYDTYMAGKWHVDVPADVVFQETRHIRPGMPGDGFNFKVVKEMYADGRQPSIEEVTEKRPNGYFRPLSSSDNSWSPTDTSKGGFWKGGKHWSEVLLDDAKEFIGMAEKKENPFFMYLAFNAAHDPRQAPQEYLDMYPLDEIKIPENFMEDYMYHEEVGAGPLLRDEALAPFPRTEYAIKVHLQEYYALITHLDIQIGNILKELEDKGLLDDTYVFLTADHGLAMGSHGLLGKQNMYDHSMRVPLMVMGPDVKEGLVVDADVHLQDVMASALDVAGIEKPDFVEFNSLMPYAKGTETKTKLNGVYGAYLKKQRMMRKDGFKLIVYPEVNRVLLYDMTNDPQEIVDLGSNPEYATKKKELMQDLLSRQKELGDDLDLGNASI; encoded by the coding sequence ATGAAAAAAAGCCTTCTTCTTTTACTCATTTCTTCGTTGCTCTTTTCTTGTTCAAAAAAAGAAAAACCAAATGTTCTTTTCTTATTCATTGATGACTTGGCATATGATGCAGTTGCGAGTTATGGCAACGATGTAGTGAAAACTCCCAATATTGATAGAATTGCAAGTAAGGGTACTCGTTTTTCGCATGCCTATAACATGGGATCATGGAGTGGTGCAGTGTGTACAGCGTCTAGATCGATGATTATTTCAGGTTTGTCCGTATGGCGTGCAAACCAAAACCGTGAGCTATGGCACAATAATGACAGTACTTCTATTGCCAATACTTGGGGTAAACTGATGGAAAAGCAAGGTTATGATACTTACATGGCGGGTAAATGGCATGTAGACGTCCCTGCTGATGTTGTTTTTCAAGAAACAAGACATATTCGTCCTGGTATGCCTGGCGATGGATTTAATTTTAAAGTAGTAAAAGAAATGTATGCCGATGGAAGGCAGCCAAGTATTGAAGAAGTTACAGAGAAAAGGCCAAACGGTTATTTTAGACCTTTAAGTTCTAGTGATAATTCTTGGTCACCAACAGATACTAGTAAAGGTGGTTTTTGGAAAGGTGGGAAGCACTGGTCTGAAGTTTTGCTAGATGATGCCAAAGAGTTTATTGGAATGGCGGAGAAAAAAGAAAATCCTTTTTTCATGTATTTGGCATTTAATGCTGCTCATGATCCTCGCCAAGCACCACAAGAATACCTAGACATGTATCCTTTGGACGAAATTAAAATTCCTGAGAACTTTATGGAAGACTATATGTATCATGAAGAGGTAGGTGCTGGGCCACTCCTTCGTGACGAAGCTCTTGCTCCTTTTCCTCGTACAGAATATGCCATAAAAGTTCACCTACAAGAATATTATGCTTTGATAACTCACTTAGATATTCAGATTGGAAATATTTTGAAAGAGCTTGAAGATAAAGGACTTCTTGATGATACTTATGTTTTCCTTACCGCAGATCATGGTTTGGCAATGGGAAGTCATGGCCTATTGGGTAAGCAAAACATGTATGACCATAGCATGAGAGTTCCATTGATGGTAATGGGTCCTGATGTGAAAGAAGGATTAGTAGTAGATGCTGATGTGCATTTGCAGGATGTAATGGCTTCGGCTTTAGATGTTGCAGGTATTGAGAAGCCTGATTTTGTAGAGTTCAATAGCTTAATGCCTTACGCTAAAGGTACTGAGACAAAGACAAAGCTAAATGGAGTATATGGTGCTTATTTGAAAAAGCAGCGAATGATGCGAAAAGATGGATTTAAGTTGATCGTTTATCCAGAAGTCAATCGAGTTTTGCTTTATGATATGACAAACGATCCACAAGAAATAGTTGATTTGGGCTCAAATCCTGAATATGCTACTAAGAAAAAAGAACTGATGCAAGACTTACTCAGTCGTCAGAAAGAGTTGGGTGACGATTTGGATTTGGGAAATGCAAGTATTTAG